The genomic interval CCTTGAAAGGATACTCTTACTCGATCCGGGCTTCCTGAAAGCACGCCTGAAACTTATGGAGATTTACTTTAAGCAGGGTAATTATAACAAGGTGATCGAACTGGGTGAGAAAGGGGCGGTTAAGCATCCGCGGAATGTGGTTTTACTCAAACTTCTTGGCACAAGCTACCTTAAGCTGGGAAATTATAATGATGCGATTCGCTACTTAGAACGGGCAAGGATAGAAGCCCCTAACGATATTCGGATACTTAATCTTCTTATCCCCTCCTATCTGAAATTGGGAGATAAAAAGAAGGCACTCCTCTATCTTAATAAATCGCTTTCCTTGCGCCCGGATCAGCCGGAACTAAAGAGGTTGAAGAAGGAAATAAAAGGAGGGAAGTAACGAAAGCTTCCTTCTTCCCTCTTTTTTTGTTTTCCTTTATTTTTTATTACCCTCGATATTCTTCAAGAATTCTTTAGCCAGTGAGGCATTGGGAGAATCGGGCGCAAGCTCGATCACCTTTTTGAAATTGATCTTTGCCTGTTCCATATCCCCCTTTTGGAAGTAGCAGAGCCCAAGCTGGAAGTAGGCATCGGCGAAGTTTGGATCCTTGAGGAGCGTCTTTTGATAATATTTGATGGCTAAGTCGGTGTCCCCCTTCCCGAAGAAGAGGCTTCCGATATTGTAAAAGGTAACAGGGTCAGTGATCGTTTCCTCTTTTATCTTTTCGAGATAAGCGAGAGCGTTATCGAGCTCCCCTTTCTCCAAGTAGGTATTTACGATATTTATCAATACATCGGTAGCAGTAGGGTCATTTTCTAAATATTTTTGATAGTGCTCTAACGCTTTATCGTAGTTGCCGAGCTCAAAATAAGCGCTTCCAATATTTTTCTCCAAGGTATATATTTGAGGGTTTTCTTTTAAAATCTGTTCAAAGATGGTAATGGCTTCCTTATATTTCTTCTCGCTCATAAGCTGATTTGCTTCGTCTATCTTCTTTACCGTCTCCTCATCCGCTACCGGCTTTTTGGCCCTTTTCAGATACACTATGATCGGTTTATTCCTTAGATATTCACTTATCTTTGTAGTTAGCCGTTTTGGTTCATAACCGGGGGCAATGATATCTATATCCCATACCCCTCCGGCAACCCCATTTACCTTCCATTTCCCATCCTTGTCCGTCTTTACTTCAAATTTAGTAGCAAGTTTAGCCGAGGTGAAGATTATCTTGGCGTTTGGGATCGGTTTTCCATCCTTGCTCAGTACTTCCCCTCGAACCCTCCCCTGTCCCCGCCAAGCTTGGGAATAGGACGAGGTAGCAATAAAGAAGATTAAGAGAAAGGAGATAGCAAGAATCCCTTTTAAATTTACCCTCTTCATTTTTCTCTCCTTACTCGAGTGGACTCGCAAGTTCCATCCTTTACCATTATACGAGATTGAGATAAGGGATGCAACCGGGCATTAAAAAACCCCGAGGAAGGGTTTCCCCTTCCTCGGGATGAAACTCCAATCCTTAGAATTTGAAGACGATCCCGAGCCGGAACACGCGCGGGTTCACGATCTCCCAGGTTTCGTTAAAGGCGGAGGAGTTCAACCGGCGCTGCTTACCGAGGATCATATTGTTGTTGAACAGATTGAAGATGTCACCAGCGATGCTCAGGCTGCCGTAGTTCTTGAGTTTGAAGGTCTTTTCCACTCGGAGGTCAACCATCCAGAAGGTGGGCAGTCTGCTGGTGCCCATAGGCTCAACAAGGATGTAGGTCCAGCCGCCATAGTTCTTATAGGTACGGTAAGCTATGGGGAAGATGTAGCCATCACGGGAGTTGAACACCCCGCTCACATTGATCCCGTAAGGAAGCTGATACATACCGCTCGCCCGGAACTGCCACCTGGCGTTCATAAATACATCGGTCTTGCCTGAACCACCGGTCTGGTAAGCCATATACTGCCCGTCCACCATATCCACATTGGTCGGGTCAATGTAGGCGTTGCTGGAGTCGTAGTACACCCTGTGGTCGTTCCAGGTGAAGTTGGCGCGGAACATCCAGCGGTTGGAGAGCCGTTTGGTGGCGTAGATTTCGATCCCTTTATAGACCTGCCGGTAGTCAGGACGATTATGGAGATATCTGCCAGCAGGTTGATAAGCGTAATCATAGTAGTAGAAGCTATAGCCACCGTAGGTCATATCGTACCTGGTGAAGTCAGAGGCGTCGAGTCCCGGTTCCCAGAATGGCATCCAGGTGTAGTTCCCGAACCTGCGGTAGATGAAGTTCCCGCCAAGGGAGAAGTTGGGGATTATCTCCCGTTCGAACCCAACCACTATCTCGTCGGTATGGGGAGCGGTGGTATTCTCATCCCAGGTATTGGGGGTGACATTGGAACCAGGGTTGTTCGGATCAACGCCGGAGTACCAGGTGGGACCGCCAGCGATGTCTATCTCATTATACTGGACATAACCGTCACCATTGAGATCGGTCCAGCCGTAGTCGATCTCCGCATAGGCTGCAGGGTTGGCGATGGAGATGGGACCCACTGACATCTGGTTGAAGTAACGAGCATAGCTTCCTCTTATAACCGTTTTACCATCGCCGAAGACATCATAAGTGAAACCAAGCCGGGGAGAGAAGTTCTTCCACCGGATGCCGGGATCATTACCCGCAAAGTTGATACCAGGGAGAAGATCGGGTGCCAAGGGACAGGGTGGAATGTCTACAGGATTGTTCTTGCCGGTCTGATAGTCGTACCGGAGACCAAGGTTCAAGGTGAGCTTCTTTATGGTATAGGTATCACCCACATAGAAGCTGTAACGCCAAAGGGTAACATCAAATCTGGTCTCCCGGTTGAGCCAGACCTCAACCGGATACCCCTTATAGTAAGCAGCAACTGCATTGGTATCCCAACCGGAGACGGTCCTCACCGGTGTTTTCCGATATTCGAACCCGAACTTGAGCTCATGATCGCCCGCAAGGACATTTTCCTTATAGTAGTTCCCGTCGATGTTTCCCTGATATTCTGGTCTCCAAGTGTAGTAGTAGTAATAGGAACGGCCCCAGTCGGCAGTAGCATAGTCATAGGTCGGCTGGTCAGGACCACCAGTTATCCTCCAAGCGCCAGGCAGAAGGTGAAATTTGAAGTCAAGGAAGGCATATTTACCGGATATCATAAAGTTCTCGTTGAAGATGTGCTGCCAGTCAAGCTTGTACATATTGCCGGGACCACCCTGGTCGAAACAGGTTACCGGTGGATGGGTTGGGCTGGCGCCACGCCCCTGCTTCGTCTTTTCGTTGTTGTTGTACAAGAGGGTGAACCGATCGTTCTTGGTCACCTGACCAGTGAACTTGAGGTTGAAGTTCTTGAGCTTGGTGTTATCAGGATAATCCGCCATCGTCCACATTCTTATGTCCTGAACTCCGTAAGAGGTCCAGAACCAGAACTTATCCTTCATAATGGGACCACCGATATCTCCGCCGTAGTCCATTATCTGATTGATCCGATCGCCCTTGTAACCGGATCTCAGGTTGGGAACACCTTCGAGGTTCGACCACTGGAGGGTGTCATTAGTAAAGTAACTGTGAATGTTGAAGTGCAGGTCATTGCTCCCTTGCTTGGTGATTATGTTGAGTGCCACACCACCGGTCTGCAGTCTCGGGTCATTCGCCGCAGTTGAGATCTCGATCTCGTCAAAAGCGGAGAAGTCGTAGTACATCGGCGAAGCGCCCACTGCTGCCATATCGGTGATGGTGATCCCGTCGATGTTCCACATCGTGTTATCGCCGGAATCACCGTGGGTAACGAAATTGGACTGCTGTCCGGACTGGGTACCACCGACATTGACCCGGTCCACCTGAACACCAGCTACCTGGTCAAGAATGACCCAGGGGTCACGAGCAGTGGGAAGGTTCTCCAGGACCTCTTTTGTCATAGCCACCGAAACCGCGGTCTTCTTCACATCAACTACTGGAGCCTCTCCAGTAACAGTTACTACCTCGCGGACCGCTGCTACCTTCATCGTCACATTGACATAGGTAGTGGTTCCCAAAGCTACCTCCACATCCTTCCGCACTACTGTCTGGAAGCCCTCAAGTTCAAACTTGAGGGTGTACTTGCCAGGCGTTAAGTTCGGGAAGCGGAAGATGCCCTTTTCAGTGGTGGTGAAGGTACGAGCTGCGATCGCAGGACCTGTCAGGGTAACCGTAACCCCAGGAAGGACTGCTCCGGTCTCATCGACCACTTTCCCCGTAATGTGCCCCACAGTTATCTGGGCAAGGGCAAGGGCAGAAACCAGGATAGCTACTCCTACTAAACCTAAAATCTTACCTATGTTCTTCATCTCTCCTTACCTCTAACTTAAGTTATTAAAATATATCCCTTCTCACCCTACTATTATATTAATTGATTTCCTCACCTCCTTTCTCATACTCTTTTGTTTATTTTAGAAAGCAAATTTCGTGCCATATTTGCTTTTTCTTGAAATTTTCTTCATCTTCTATTCACTTGAAAACCAAAGGCTTGTTTTGATTGCTAATTGTCTTTATCACATATT from Acidobacteriota bacterium carries:
- a CDS encoding tetratricopeptide repeat protein, whose translation is MKRVNLKGILAISFLLIFFIATSSYSQAWRGQGRVRGEVLSKDGKPIPNAKIIFTSAKLATKFEVKTDKDGKWKVNGVAGGVWDIDIIAPGYEPKRLTTKISEYLRNKPIIVYLKRAKKPVADEETVKKIDEANQLMSEKKYKEAITIFEQILKENPQIYTLEKNIGSAYFELGNYDKALEHYQKYLENDPTATDVLINIVNTYLEKGELDNALAYLEKIKEETITDPVTFYNIGSLFFGKGDTDLAIKYYQKTLLKDPNFADAYFQLGLCYFQKGDMEQAKINFKKVIELAPDSPNASLAKEFLKNIEGNKK
- a CDS encoding TonB-dependent receptor; translated protein: MKNIGKILGLVGVAILVSALALAQITVGHITGKVVDETGAVLPGVTVTLTGPAIAARTFTTTEKGIFRFPNLTPGKYTLKFELEGFQTVVRKDVEVALGTTTYVNVTMKVAAVREVVTVTGEAPVVDVKKTAVSVAMTKEVLENLPTARDPWVILDQVAGVQVDRVNVGGTQSGQQSNFVTHGDSGDNTMWNIDGITITDMAAVGASPMYYDFSAFDEIEISTAANDPRLQTGGVALNIITKQGSNDLHFNIHSYFTNDTLQWSNLEGVPNLRSGYKGDRINQIMDYGGDIGGPIMKDKFWFWTSYGVQDIRMWTMADYPDNTKLKNFNLKFTGQVTKNDRFTLLYNNNEKTKQGRGASPTHPPVTCFDQGGPGNMYKLDWQHIFNENFMISGKYAFLDFKFHLLPGAWRITGGPDQPTYDYATADWGRSYYYYYTWRPEYQGNIDGNYYKENVLAGDHELKFGFEYRKTPVRTVSGWDTNAVAAYYKGYPVEVWLNRETRFDVTLWRYSFYVGDTYTIKKLTLNLGLRYDYQTGKNNPVDIPPCPLAPDLLPGINFAGNDPGIRWKNFSPRLGFTYDVFGDGKTVIRGSYARYFNQMSVGPISIANPAAYAEIDYGWTDLNGDGYVQYNEIDIAGGPTWYSGVDPNNPGSNVTPNTWDENTTAPHTDEIVVGFEREIIPNFSLGGNFIYRRFGNYTWMPFWEPGLDASDFTRYDMTYGGYSFYYYDYAYQPAGRYLHNRPDYRQVYKGIEIYATKRLSNRWMFRANFTWNDHRVYYDSSNAYIDPTNVDMVDGQYMAYQTGGSGKTDVFMNARWQFRASGMYQLPYGINVSGVFNSRDGYIFPIAYRTYKNYGGWTYILVEPMGTSRLPTFWMVDLRVEKTFKLKNYGSLSIAGDIFNLFNNNMILGKQRRLNSSAFNETWEIVNPRVFRLGIVFKF